A single region of the Deinococcus multiflagellatus genome encodes:
- a CDS encoding DUF1540 domain-containing protein, whose translation MNDREPQSMVSRCDATTCRFNDDMNCTAGQIEVSLSGQTAQCLTFTPEGGMSDSYGMTAENN comes from the coding sequence ATGAATGACCGCGAACCCCAGAGCATGGTCAGCCGCTGCGACGCCACCACCTGCCGCTTCAACGACGACATGAACTGCACCGCTGGCCAGATTGAGGTCAGCCTGAGTGGTCAGACCGCCCAGTGCCTCACCTTTACGCCCGAAGGGGGCATGAGTGACAGCTACGGCATGACCGCCGAGAACAACTGA
- the abc-f gene encoding ribosomal protection-like ABC-F family protein, with amino-acid sequence MLVAAQDASKDYGPLTVLQDVSFAVQPGDRVGLVGRNGAGKSTLLKLLTGELSPDGGVIKRGPGVRVRALRQDPVFPDGATVDSVLTAAFHDLDALEAELQEAAEAMSLGTPESILHHEAVLEHYARRGGFERRSRKDAVTLAFGFRGREHDPVAGLSGGERTRLGLAALLVENPDVLLLDEPTNHLDIVMVEWLEAFLSRYPGAVLVISHDRAFLDNVTRETAYLRGGTLKVYPGNYSTFREVLAAELEQQAARHAVESRQIASLQASADRMKIWGLGMSKLARRAKAMQARVDRMQARAVGAPPPEQRTTRITFHAPESGDVVLDARHITRTLPGGRTLFRDVNLQVRRGERIAIIGRNGAGKTTLLRALLGLDPSDDPRGRVLTGARVTVGYYDQALRGVDPSQTLYDVARAYTQKDPEAHDLLGTFLFPYDQHDKPARILSGGERARLALLKLAQEDHNLLVMDEPTNHLDMEMVEALEAALDDFGGTLMMVSHDRAFIEGLADRIWLLEDGQFYEYPGWEDYKAKHRPAPVEEAPKRPAPPSAPKAKGLWHLKREVEAIEADIARLETALEQAQAALGAAGPDADFAALGQAAHDLEAQLEAQMGAWAAKQAEVEARGG; translated from the coding sequence GTGCTTGTTGCCGCCCAGGACGCCAGTAAAGACTACGGCCCGCTCACCGTGTTGCAGGACGTGTCCTTTGCCGTGCAGCCCGGCGACCGCGTGGGGCTGGTGGGCCGCAACGGCGCCGGCAAAAGCACCCTGCTCAAACTGCTGACCGGCGAACTGTCCCCCGACGGCGGCGTGATCAAGCGAGGCCCCGGCGTGCGCGTGCGGGCGCTGCGCCAGGACCCGGTGTTTCCTGACGGCGCCACGGTGGACAGCGTGCTCACGGCGGCCTTCCACGACCTCGACGCCCTGGAGGCTGAACTGCAGGAAGCAGCCGAAGCCATGAGCCTCGGCACCCCCGAGAGCATCCTGCACCACGAGGCCGTGCTGGAACACTACGCGCGCCGCGGCGGCTTCGAGCGCCGCAGCCGCAAGGATGCTGTGACCCTGGCGTTCGGCTTCCGGGGCCGCGAGCACGACCCGGTGGCCGGGCTCAGCGGCGGCGAGCGCACCCGGCTGGGGCTGGCGGCCCTGCTGGTGGAAAACCCGGATGTGCTGCTGCTCGACGAGCCCACCAACCACCTCGATATCGTGATGGTGGAGTGGCTCGAAGCCTTCCTCAGCCGCTACCCCGGCGCCGTGCTGGTGATCAGCCACGACCGCGCCTTTCTGGACAACGTGACCCGCGAAACCGCCTACCTGCGCGGCGGCACCCTGAAGGTGTACCCGGGCAACTACTCCACCTTCCGCGAGGTTCTGGCGGCCGAACTGGAACAGCAGGCCGCGCGGCACGCGGTGGAAAGCCGCCAGATTGCCTCCTTGCAGGCCAGTGCCGACCGCATGAAGATCTGGGGCCTGGGCATGAGCAAGCTGGCCCGCCGCGCCAAGGCCATGCAGGCGCGCGTGGACCGCATGCAGGCCCGCGCCGTGGGCGCCCCGCCCCCCGAGCAGCGCACCACAAGAATCACCTTCCATGCCCCCGAAAGTGGCGACGTGGTGCTCGACGCCCGGCACATCACCCGCACGCTGCCGGGCGGACGCACCCTGTTCCGCGACGTGAACCTGCAGGTCCGGCGGGGCGAGCGCATTGCCATCATCGGGCGCAATGGGGCCGGCAAAACCACGCTGCTGCGCGCGCTGCTGGGCCTGGACCCCAGCGACGACCCCCGGGGCCGGGTGCTGACCGGCGCCCGCGTAACCGTGGGCTACTACGATCAGGCCCTGCGCGGCGTGGACCCCTCGCAGACCCTGTACGACGTGGCGCGCGCCTACACCCAGAAAGACCCCGAAGCCCACGACCTGCTGGGCACCTTTCTGTTTCCCTACGACCAGCACGACAAGCCGGCCCGCATTCTGTCGGGCGGCGAGCGCGCCCGGCTGGCGCTGCTGAAACTGGCCCAGGAAGACCACAACCTGCTGGTGATGGACGAGCCCACCAACCACCTCGATATGGAGATGGTCGAGGCCCTGGAAGCCGCCCTGGACGACTTTGGCGGCACCCTGATGATGGTCAGCCACGACCGCGCCTTTATTGAGGGGCTGGCCGACCGCATCTGGCTGCTGGAGGACGGACAGTTTTACGAGTATCCCGGCTGGGAGGACTACAAGGCCAAGCACCGCCCGGCCCCTGTGGAAGAGGCCCCCAAACGCCCGGCCCCCCCCAGCGCCCCCAAAGCCAAGGGGCTGTGGCACCTCAAGCGCGAAGTGGAAGCCATTGAGGCCGACATTGCCCGCCTGGAGACCGCACTGGAACAGGCCCAGGCCGCCCTGGGCGCGGCTGGCCCAGACGCCGATTTTGCCGCGCTGGGGCAGGCCGCGCATGACCTGGAGGCGCAACTGGAAGCCCAGATGGGTGCCTGGGCGGCCAAGCAGGCGGAAGTGGAAGCGCGCGGGGGCTAA
- a CDS encoding GNAT family N-acetyltransferase has translation MSPSDLRLRGRQPDDLAVLWRWMHAEQAPAWQQWDAPYFHAARPPSDLSLTAFVARAEDQPPSPHLRILDLHGQCVGQVSRSEEAPAGGGWWDLGVLIFDPAHWGGGLGTQALRLWTAATFAETDAHVLTLTTWGGNGRLMRAAERAGYTECARIPQGRLLSRASAGTA, from the coding sequence ATGTCTCCTTCTGACCTGCGGCTGCGTGGGCGCCAGCCCGATGATCTGGCCGTGCTGTGGCGCTGGATGCACGCCGAGCAGGCCCCGGCGTGGCAGCAGTGGGACGCGCCGTATTTTCATGCGGCCCGTCCTCCCTCCGACCTGAGCCTCACGGCGTTCGTGGCGCGGGCCGAGGACCAGCCACCCTCGCCCCACCTGCGCATCCTGGACCTGCACGGGCAGTGTGTGGGACAGGTGTCGCGCAGCGAGGAAGCGCCCGCAGGCGGCGGCTGGTGGGACTTGGGCGTGCTGATCTTCGACCCGGCGCACTGGGGCGGGGGGCTGGGCACCCAGGCGCTGCGGCTGTGGACCGCCGCCACCTTTGCCGAGACGGACGCCCATGTCCTGACCTTGACCACCTGGGGCGGCAACGGGCGGCTGATGCGCGCCGCTGAGCGCGCGGGTTACACCGAGTGCGCCCGCATTCCCCAGGGCCGCCTCTTGAGCAGGGCCAGCGCTGGGACAGCGTGA
- a CDS encoding endonuclease — translation MTIPPEVLRATQARFELRQGQRRARLERLDVQGTGAADTPERLAARLTRLGVPLPDAQALASGERQPAQVAEHLPTVTRHNLERLLGTNDLLGVAYLDLARAAADAVARVVLGGARGRPAGYGTGWLCSPRVLVTNHHVLSSPEDARGAQAEFGYELRPDGTLRERVTLTLDPDTLFVTSEALDYTLVAVRGETQPFGYLPLLDAPDKHVVGEALSIIQHPGGEPKQVALRENRLVDRLPDFLHYETDTAPGSSGSPVFNDAWEVVALHHSGVPRTDAQGRVLRRDGRVASPNDPDTELDWIANEGVRISRLVADLRARPEAASPLLSEVLNAPRPAPRQERGEPGPGAIHLGTVTPAPDGRVTFPVTLSLQVAPPAPAPVPETRPYLDPDDAAQAADYFAGVGPDLTPPQRFQALSEVLARTHTRPLGYDPARHLYPWVDLWPDGLLRSLYSGRVHSPAELIAADRSAAERRARLATQEGLDVAALEDALPYNCEHVVPQSWFARREPMRGDLHHLFACEPACNAFRGNTPYFDFPDHDEVVRGDCGRREPGEFEPAAGKGAAARATLYFLLRYPGVVRQYAPRHLQTLLAWHAAQPPGDWERHRNAAIFVLQGNRNPLIDRPDWAAITDFSRGLGT, via the coding sequence ATGACCATTCCCCCAGAGGTGCTGCGCGCGACCCAGGCCCGTTTCGAGCTTCGGCAAGGGCAGCGGCGGGCCCGGCTGGAACGGCTGGACGTGCAGGGAACCGGCGCTGCCGACACCCCCGAGCGCCTGGCGGCCCGCCTGACCCGGCTGGGCGTGCCCCTGCCCGACGCCCAGGCGCTGGCCAGCGGCGAGCGCCAGCCGGCCCAGGTGGCCGAGCACCTGCCCACCGTGACCCGGCACAACCTGGAGCGCCTGCTGGGCACCAACGACCTGCTGGGGGTGGCCTACCTGGACCTGGCCCGCGCGGCGGCCGACGCCGTGGCCCGGGTGGTGCTGGGCGGCGCCCGGGGACGCCCGGCCGGGTACGGCACCGGCTGGCTGTGCAGCCCCCGCGTGCTGGTCACCAACCACCACGTGCTGAGCAGCCCGGAGGACGCGCGGGGCGCGCAGGCAGAGTTTGGCTACGAGCTGCGCCCCGACGGCACCCTGCGGGAGCGCGTGACCCTGACCCTGGACCCGGACACCCTGTTCGTGACGAGCGAGGCGCTGGACTACACCCTGGTGGCGGTGCGCGGCGAGACGCAGCCGTTCGGCTACCTGCCGCTGCTGGACGCCCCGGACAAGCACGTGGTGGGCGAGGCGCTGAGCATCATTCAGCACCCTGGCGGCGAGCCCAAACAGGTGGCCCTGCGCGAGAACCGGCTGGTGGACCGCCTGCCCGACTTTCTGCACTACGAAACCGACACCGCCCCCGGCAGCAGCGGCAGCCCGGTGTTTAACGACGCCTGGGAGGTGGTGGCCCTGCACCACAGCGGCGTGCCGCGCACCGACGCCCAGGGCCGCGTGCTGCGCCGCGACGGCCGCGTGGCCAGCCCCAACGATCCCGACACCGAGCTGGACTGGATCGCCAACGAGGGCGTGCGCATCAGCCGCCTGGTGGCCGATCTGCGCGCCCGCCCCGAGGCCGCCTCGCCCCTGCTGAGCGAAGTGCTCAATGCCCCGCGCCCGGCGCCGCGCCAGGAGCGGGGCGAACCCGGCCCGGGGGCCATTCATCTGGGCACCGTGACCCCAGCGCCTGACGGCCGCGTGACCTTTCCAGTGACCCTGAGCCTGCAGGTGGCCCCGCCTGCCCCAGCCCCCGTGCCCGAAACCCGCCCCTACCTGGACCCGGACGATGCGGCGCAGGCCGCCGATTATTTCGCCGGGGTGGGGCCCGACCTGACCCCGCCCCAGCGCTTCCAGGCCCTGAGTGAGGTGCTGGCCCGCACCCACACCCGCCCTCTGGGCTACGATCCGGCGCGGCACCTGTATCCCTGGGTGGACCTGTGGCCCGACGGCCTGCTGCGCAGCCTGTATTCCGGCCGGGTGCATAGCCCCGCCGAACTGATCGCCGCCGACCGCTCGGCCGCCGAGCGCCGCGCCCGTCTGGCCACCCAGGAAGGCCTGGATGTGGCCGCCCTGGAAGACGCCCTGCCCTACAACTGCGAGCATGTGGTGCCGCAGTCGTGGTTTGCCCGGCGCGAGCCCATGCGCGGCGACCTACACCACCTGTTTGCCTGCGAGCCCGCCTGCAATGCCTTCCGGGGCAACACGCCCTACTTCGACTTTCCCGACCACGACGAGGTGGTGCGGGGCGACTGCGGCCGGCGCGAGCCCGGCGAATTTGAGCCGGCGGCCGGCAAGGGCGCGGCGGCGCGCGCCACGCTGTACTTTCTGCTGCGCTACCCCGGCGTGGTGCGCCAGTACGCGCCGCGCCACCTGCAGACCCTGCTGGCGTGGCACGCGGCGCAGCCCCCCGGCGACTGGGAGCGCCACCGCAACGCCGCCATTTTTGTCCTGCAGGGCAACCGCAACCCCCTGATTGACCGTCCAGACTGGGCGGCCATCACGGACTTCAGCCGGGGGCTGGGGACGTAG
- a CDS encoding aminoglycoside phosphotransferase family protein, translating to MLAEAQALADARLLLGPGAQPLGRGATCLAFSDGRRVARMALGPEARLTVQAQVQRRLAAQGVPVPPVLAAGVLRGEQTYCVDILLGGDHQPPSVQGWADLGRALRVLHALPHSGHGLLADDARVLQGQAQDPGAGVRSRLPSAWPFGPLPLDQQPLVQADRSLQPHLDALTPEFQRAAGAPTRVCHTDLHAGQLIWRGGRLAALLDFGDAACVPAAWDVASAAYFHGWAAAAQVAAAAGLPCDEDAALFGLLLAQHRAARARRREQMAQAVGFAHGCLGRLHGWAPAAPTSLPRLAAP from the coding sequence ATGCTCGCTGAGGCGCAGGCGCTCGCCGATGCCCGCCTGTTGCTGGGGCCCGGCGCGCAGCCCCTGGGACGCGGCGCGACCTGTCTGGCCTTTAGTGACGGGCGGCGGGTGGCCCGCATGGCCCTGGGCCCTGAGGCCCGGCTGACCGTGCAAGCCCAGGTGCAGCGGCGCCTCGCCGCCCAGGGGGTGCCGGTGCCCCCGGTGCTGGCGGCGGGGGTGCTGCGCGGCGAGCAGACCTACTGCGTGGATATCCTGCTGGGCGGCGACCACCAGCCCCCCAGTGTGCAGGGCTGGGCCGACCTGGGGCGTGCGCTGCGGGTGCTACACGCCCTGCCGCACAGCGGGCATGGTCTGCTGGCCGATGACGCCCGGGTGCTGCAGGGGCAAGCCCAGGACCCGGGTGCGGGGGTGCGCTCACGTCTGCCCAGCGCCTGGCCCTTTGGGCCGCTGCCGCTGGACCAGCAACCGCTGGTGCAGGCCGACCGCAGCCTGCAGCCGCACCTGGACGCCCTGACCCCCGAGTTCCAGCGGGCCGCTGGCGCCCCCACCCGGGTGTGCCACACCGACCTGCACGCCGGGCAGCTGATCTGGCGCGGCGGGCGACTGGCGGCCCTGCTGGATTTTGGGGACGCCGCCTGCGTGCCCGCCGCGTGGGACGTGGCCAGCGCCGCGTACTTTCATGGCTGGGCCGCGGCGGCCCAGGTGGCGGCCGCCGCTGGGCTGCCCTGTGACGAGGACGCAGCGCTGTTTGGCCTGCTGCTCGCCCAGCACCGCGCCGCGCGGGCCCGGCGCCGGGAACAGATGGCGCAGGCGGTGGGGTTTGCCCACGGGTGCCTGGGGCGCCTGCATGGCTGGGCACCGGCTGCGCCCACCTCGCTGCCCCGACTGGCGGCCCCTTGA